A window of Etheostoma spectabile isolate EspeVRDwgs_2016 chromosome 18, UIUC_Espe_1.0, whole genome shotgun sequence contains these coding sequences:
- the rhov gene encoding rho-related GTP-binding protein RhoV, whose product MPPRMDYFYHESRVPSDCGLTREDELEPGVISCMLVGDGAVGKTSMIVSYTSNGYPTEYQQTGFDVFSGQVQVEGSPVKVQLLDTAGQEEFDGFRALSYAHTDVFILCFSMVNPTSFHNITKKWVPEIRAHNPSSPIILVGTQSDLLLDVNVLINLDRSNVKPILNSRARSMAEKIRATDYVECSSLTQKNLKEAFDAAIFAAIKNKTRKTKKRRFSDRRTKAFSRCSWKKFFCFI is encoded by the exons ATGCCACCTCGAATGGATTACTTTTACCACGAATCCCGAGTCCCTTCCGATTGCGGGCTGACCCGGGAAGACGAGCTGGAGCCCGGGGTCATCAGCTGCATGCTGGTCGGGGACGGAGCCGTCGGGAAGACCAGCATGATAGTCAGCTACACCTCCAATGGATACCCGACAGAATACCAACAGACTGGCTTTGATGTCTTCTCTG GTCAGGTCCAAGTAGAAGGATCTCCAGTGAAAGTTCAGCTTCTGGACACTGCTGGACAg GAAGAGTTCGATGGATTCAGAGCTCTGTCCTATGCACACACGGACGTCTTCATCCTGTGCTTCAGCATGGTCAACCCCACCTCGTTTCACAACATCACCAAGAAGTGGGTTCCGGAGATCCGGGCTCATAATCCGTCCTCGCCCATCATTCTTGTTGGCACTCAGTCGGACCTCTTGCTGGACGTGAACGTTCTCATCAACCTGGACAGATCCAATGTCAAACCTATTCTGAACTCCCGGGCCCGGAGCATGGCGGAGAAGATCAGGGCCACAGACTACGTCGAGTGTTCGTCACTCACGCAAAAGAACTTGAAGGAGGCGTTCGATGCGGCCATCTTTGCtgccatcaaaaacaaaacccgCAAGACTAAGAAGAGGAGGTTTTCTGACAGACGCACTAAAGCTTTCTCAAGGTGCAGCTGGAAGAAGTTCTTCTGCTTCATCTGA